In Hylaeus volcanicus isolate JK05 chromosome 9, UHH_iyHylVolc1.0_haploid, whole genome shotgun sequence, the following proteins share a genomic window:
- the LOC128881906 gene encoding uncharacterized protein LOC128881906 isoform X1 — MVLGRRISLRESFMEILTRRSQILSRPTRLRGIYLFRATVRLVLEFIEWLTEEPTIEEISDDVAVNIRMAQQKKIDKKALTLEDRSNLLTDPRDRTEKERKYILQLFNKFRAFRKYPDHLRESLTGTCMYQYLRPDRVIVRQGRQADNLYFVIQGEVSISRIVTDRWTGESKEVDMGVLTAGDIFGEIALLHTVPRNATVTSRTTVDLLFVPRDKFDETLRCYLMEEWDVLQDALVHFNYFKSWDAEAIRECCILSRMKDFQPDEVLLGDCKGMVNYVHFVLDGECRLIEHIVVREQFSADKVHYELYDPKDYLAKKKTKKASEKTKMAEEKLKKSDSKYDDAQASILDDDDSRQSSINYSRIALPSRPDRQMDFERASIITTTLLDVINQWHKVTDVAEMLMREPSSVSQQCYPENVRTIFMQICTFNRGACFGLGENMHNRRIVSTTHVRCFLIPRYFLNEHNRANIWERVKLFMDSKYPTREQLFREFVKNRRWLKYKEDLVSGIGKRGRRIRSNVTMHDVPYAIRIVNDVGV, encoded by the exons atggtgcTAGGCAGAAGAATCTCCCTGCGGGAGTCGTTTATGGAAATATTGACGAGGAGATCACAGATTTTGAGTAGA CCTACCAGACTGAGAGGAATCTACCTCTTCCGAGCAACTGTCAGGCTCGTCCTGGAGTTCATCGAGTGGTTAACAGAAGAACCTACAATTGAAGAAATTAGCGACGATGTTGCTGTTAACATTAGAATGGCGCAGCAGAAGAAAATTGACAAGAAAGCGCTTACCCTAGAG GATCGTTCCAACTTGTTGACGGACCCAAGAGACAGAACAGAGAAGGAAAGGAAGTACATATTGCAATTGTTCAACAAATTCCGCGCGTTTAGAAAATATCCAGATCATCTGAGAGAATCTTTAACAGGAACGTGCATGTACCAATACTTGAGACCAGATCGCGTGATCGTGCGACAGGGTCGACAAGCGGataatctttattttgttatacaaGGAGAAGTCAGTATATCCAGAATAGTCACCGATCGTTGGACTG GCGAGTCGAAAGAAGTCGACATGGGCGTTTTGACCGCAGGAGACATATTCGGTGAAATTGCATTATTGCACACCGTACCCAGAAACGCAACTGTGACTTCGAGAA CTACTGTAGATTTACTCTTTGTACCTCGCGACAAGTTCGACGAGACTTTGCGTTGCTATTTGATGGAAGAATGGGATGTCCTGCAGGATGCACTGGTCCATTTCAATTACTTCAAGTCGTGGGATGCAGAAGCCATACGAGAATGTTGCATTCTCAGTAGAATGAAGGACTTTCAACCCGACGAA GTTTTGTTAGGCGACTGCAAGGGAATGGTCAACTACGTGCACTTCGTTTTGGATGGCGAGTGTCGCCTGATAGAACACATCGTTGTTCGCGAACAATTCTCTGCAGATAAAGTACATTATGAATTGTACGATCCAAAAGATTAtcttgctaaaaaaaaaacgaagaaagcgTCGGAAAAGACGAAAATGGCTGAAGAAAAACTGAAGAAATCAGACTCCAAGTACGACGATGCTCAG gcAAGCATTCTCGACGATGACGATAGTCGTCAATCATCCATAAACTACAGTCGCATCGCGTTACCATCAAGACCAGACAGACAAATGGATTTTGAACGTGCCAGCATTATTACAACCACGCTTTTGGACGTT ATAAACCAATGGCATAAAGTCACCGACGTGGCGGAGATGCTGATGAGAGAACCGTCTTCTGTATCGCAACAATGTTATCCTGAAAACGTGAGAacgatatttatgcaaatttgtaCGTTCAACAGAGGAGCGTGTTTTGGCTTAG GAGAGAACATGCACAACAGAAGAATAGTATCCACGACGCATGTACGGTGCTTTTTGATTCCTCGATACTTCCTGAACGAACATAACCGAGCCAATATCTGGGAACGTGTGAAACTGTTCATGGACTCCAAGTATCCTACAAGAGAACAATTGTTTAgagaattcgttaaaaatcgcAG ATGGTTGAAATACAAGGAAGACTTAGTTTCTGGTATAGGCAAACGTGGCCGCCGCATTCGCAGCAACGTTACCATGCACGACGTCCCCTATGCAATTAGGATCGTTAACGACGTAGGAGTTTAA
- the LOC128881957 gene encoding probable histone-lysine N-methyltransferase set-23, with translation MEATARADEYEHEIPSVMYVVNNIPGPGVNLEDFESEYSLGCTCVAKCSDCSCTRGSPNYINGQILDEKLAGPIIECNSHCNCREACGNRVVQNGPLDSLIVSEVGGKGFGLFTTKSIKKGQFICEYAGEAIGIEEARRRVEAHKDSMNYVLVVSEHIGDRVIVTCIDPKYFGNIGRYSNHSCEPNAKLVPIRVEGVVPRLCLFACRCIEIGEEITFNYADGVANSVHDLSDTLCLCGSKNCSGYLPHTSI, from the coding sequence ATGGAAGCAACTGCTCGCGCAGACGAATACGAGCACGAGATACCGAGCGTGATGTACGTAGTAAATAACATACCAGGCCCAGGTGTGAATCTAGAAGATTTCGAGTCCGAGTACTCGCTAGGTTGTACTTGCGTAGCCAAGTGCTCCGATTGCTCGTGTACTCGGGGTTCCCCTAATTATATTAACGGTCAGATATTGGACGAGAAGTTAGCAGGGCCAATAATCGAGTGCAACTCCCACTGCAACTGTAGGGAAGCTTGCGGTAATAGAGTGGTACAGAACGGACCGTTGGATAGTTTAATCGTGTCGGAAGTCGGAGGAAAAGGATTCGGTCTGTTCACGACCAAGTCGATCAAGAAAGGCCAATTCATTTGCGAGTACGCCGGTGAAGCGATCGGTATAGAAGAAGCGCGACGCAGAGTCGAAGCACACAAGGATAGCATGAATTACGTTCTGGTGGTTTCGGAACATATTGGCGATCGAGTTATCGTTACGTGTATAGATCCTAAATATTTTGGTAACATCGGCCGGTACTCGAATCATAGCTGCGAACCGAACGCTAAACTAGTGCCTATCAGAGTCGAAGGAGTGGTGCCTCGATTATGTTTGTTTGCATGTAGATGTATAGAAATCGGCGAGGagataacttttaattatgcCGATGGAGTTGCTAATTCCGTTCATGATCTCAGCGACACCCTCTGTCTTTGCGGttcgaaaaattgttctgGCTATCTACCCCATACGTCTATCTAG
- the LOC128881911 gene encoding traB domain-containing protein isoform X1, whose protein sequence is MNVPQNPMSVEDKHLSVTKEGDPFDAKSKSDMQEMTKNLITNEWKSDKSESKSENEFSTVASSMDPKENETNGFNTQSNSNSKNTNINTLDQNKYDASIDERLPETVTLLTTPEGAKLYLVGTAHFSVESQNDVSMIIQAVQPHIVAVELCKSRVSVLEYNEDDLYQYANSLTYEHIIQTIKEYGTSNGLLRILLLRMLSHVTKDLGMAPGGEFRTAFQEAKKIPNCVVQLSDRPIKTTIQRVVKLLSWWQIIKLTWQLIRIDGHINKEFVETCKQRGVVSDFISKLKEEFPAVEQVFVTERDLCLTYSLQEACLPKLTANGIIQPRVVGVVGIGHTSGIMEHWGKVKQSDIPPLMSVPPQALSTKILQFTTKVSLLSVVIYVGYKILH, encoded by the exons ATGAACGTACCCCAAAATCCAATGTCAGTAGAAGACAAACATTTAAGCGTCACTAAAGAAGGGGACCCTTTTGATGCAAAGTCTAAATCAGACATGCAAGAAATGactaagaatttaattaccaatGAGTGGAAATCAGATAAATCAGAGTCTAAATCagaaaacgaattttctaCAGTGGCATCTTCGATGGACCCAAAAGAGAATGAAACGAATG GGTTCAATACCCAGAGCAATAGCAATAGTAAGAATACCAATATTAATACATTGGACCAAAACAAATATGACGCTAGCATAGATGAAAGGCTACCAGAAACCGTGACATTGCTCACCACACCAGAAGgagcaaaattatatttggtGGGAACAGCACACTTCAGTGTCGAGAGCCAGAACGATGTCTCAATG ATAATTCAAGCTGTACAGCCACACATAGTTGCGGTCGAATTGTGCAAATCCAGAGTGAGCGTGTTGGAGTACAACGAGGATGACCTGTACCAATATGCCAATAGCCTAACTTACG AACACATTATTCAAACGATAAAAGAATATGGAACTTCCAATGGATTGTTGCGTATCTTGTTGTTAAGAATGTTGAGCCACGTTACCAAGGATCTTGGTATGGCACCCGGCGGTGAATTTCGTACTGCATTTCAAGAGGCAAAAAAGATTCCAAATTGCGTCGTCCAATTGTCGGACAGGCCAATCAAAACGACAATTCAACGCGTAGTGAAATTGTTGTCTTGGTGGCAAATTATAAAGCTTACGTGGCAATTGATACGTATAGATGGCCACATTAATAAGGAATTCGTCGAAACTTGTAAGCAACGAGGCGTAGTAAGCGATTTTATTAGCAAACTAAAAGAAGAGTTCCCAGCGGTTGAGCAAGTGTTCGTGACAGAAAGGGACTTGTGTCTCACGTACTCTCTTCAAGAAGCGTGTCTGCCTAAACTTACCGCGAATGGGATAATACAACCTCGAGTTGTGGGAGTCGTTGGAATAGGCCACACTTCGGGAATTATGGAACATTGGGGAAAAGTGAAGCAATCAGATATACCACCCCTCATGAG CGTGCCTCCTCAAGCGTTGTCGACCAAGATATTACAGTTTACTACCAAAGTCTCGTTATTGAGCGTGGTTATCTACGtgggatataaaattttacattga
- the LOC128881916 gene encoding B-cell receptor-associated protein 31, protein MSLQWALIAGFLYGEIALVLLLVLPIASPTRWQKIFKSRILQTLSNQASAYFLILLAVLILFLLDAIREMHKYSSIEHGGEHAHLDAEMQGNMRLFRAQRNFYISGFALFLWLVIRRLVTLISTQATLLAQSEAAMRQAQSATTTARSLLSQKTVEESAQNDSNQAHNKAVSELKNQLKELQVKNQEFENQITKEKKDKEAIKTQAESLAKEYERLCDEHAKCSASSGDKKSD, encoded by the exons ATGAGTTTACAGTGGGCGCTGATCGCAGGGTTTCTATATGGAGAAATTGCTTTGGTACTACTATTAGTACTGCCAATCGCATCTCcaactagatggcaaaagatCTTTAAGTCTAGAATTCTGCAGACATTAAGTAATCAAGCATCTGCGTATTTCCTAATTCTGCTTGCtgtactaattttatttttattggatgCTATTAGAGAAATGCACAAGTACTCCTCGATTGAACATGGAGGGGAACATGCGCATTTGGATGCAGAAATGCAAG GTAACATGAGATTGTTTAGAGCtcaaaggaatttttatatatctgGTTTCGCGTTGTTCTTATGGCTTGTTATACGGCGTCTTGTGACCCTAATTTCCACGCAAGCTACTCTATTAGCACAGAGCGAAGCGGCTATGCGACAAGCTCAGTCCGCAACAACAACGGCGAGAAGCTTGTTGTCCCAAAAAACAGTCGAAGAATCTGCGCAAAATGATTCGAATCAGGCACACAATAAAGCTGTAtctgaattgaaaaatcagCTTAAGGAATTACAAGTAAAGAATCAAGAATTTGAGAATCAGATCaccaaagaaaagaaagacaaAGAAGCAATAAAGACGCAAGCTGAGTCGCTTGCTAAAGAATATGAACGCTTGTGCGACGAACATGCCAAATGTTCTGCGTCGAGTGGTGATAAGAAAAGCGATTAA
- the LOC128881920 gene encoding prefoldin subunit 1: MAREPDEELRKAFSQLHEKMIDTTQKLKLADIQIEKLKRSKQRAELTVKEVSSYPVDTKTYEPVGRMFLLDDIDNIKTGLDKRMKAADEKVKTLENTKTYLQQNLKECENNIREMIQQRQNKDTSG; this comes from the coding sequence ATGGCAAGGGAACCTGACGAAGAATTAAGGAAGGCGTTCTCGCAGCTTCACGAGAAAATGATTGACACCACGCAAAAGTTGAAATTAGCGGACATACAGatcgagaaattgaaaaggTCGAAGCAACGCGCAGAGCTTACCGTCAAAGAAGTAAGCTCCTACCCGGTGGACACAAAGACTTACGAACCCGTCGGCAGAATGTTTCTGCTGGACGACATCGACAACATAAAAACAGGCTTGGACAAACGGATGAAGGCTGCTGACGAGAAAGTGAAAACTTTGGAAAACACCAAGACGTACTTGCAGCAGAACTTGAAAGAGTGCGAGAACAATATCAGAGAAATGATACAACAGAGGCAAAATAAAGACACGTCTGGTTGA
- the LOC128881915 gene encoding holocytochrome c-type synthase, producing the protein MGNLLTSAVSAADVIMPVPQQQVSKHHSGIHKFEGEPPPECPMHKQSEKPPAKYTSECPVDHMNPDEINPLNMMPAANQQPAPDQPFPLPTNRQVSSIPKATEEKEFWVYPSQQMFWNAMLRKGWRWKNDDISPKDMDDIIKIHNANNEQAWQEVLKWEALHAKECDCPKLRSFGGKATKYSPRARIRHWMGYELPFDRHDWIVDRCGKNVRYVIDYYDGGQVNEKYTFALLDVRPAMDSLENIWDRMRVAWLRWRYCNESKESECAAKPNEANS; encoded by the exons ATGGGTAATTTACTGACATCCGCTGTGTCTGCAGCTGATGTAATCATGCCAGTACCTCAGCAACAAGTTTCAAAACACCACTCTGGAATTCATAAATTTGAAGGAGAACCTCCACCGGAATGTCCTATGCATAAACAATCTGAAAAACCACCTGCTAAATACACCAGCGAATGTCCTGTAGATCACATGAACCCGGATGAAATTAATCCGCTCAACATG ATGCCTGCCGCCAACCAGCAACCAGCCCCGGATCAACCTTTCCCGTTACCTACGAACAGACAAGTCTCATCTATACCAAAGGcaacggaagaaaaagagtTTTGGGTGTACCCCTCTCAGCAAATGTTTTGGAATGCGATGTTAAGGAAAGGCTGGCGCTGGAAGAACGACGACATTTCGCCTAAAGACATGGACGATATAATAAAGATTCACAATGCAAATAATGAACAGGCATGGCAAGAAGTACTCAAATGGGAAGCGCTTCACGCTAAAGAGTGCGACTGTCCGAAGCTGCGGAGTTTCGGGGGCAAAGCCACCAAGTATTCGCCGCGTGCGCGTATTCGACATTGGATGGG GTACGAATTGCCGTTCGATCGTCACGATTGGATCGTAGACAGATGCGGGAAGAACGTAAGATACGTTATAGATTATTACGATGGCGGCCAagtgaatgaaaaatacacgTTCGCCTTGCTGGACGTGAGGCCTGCTATGGACTCTTTGGAAAACATTTGGGATCGTATGAGGGTGGCTTGGTTGCGTTGGAGATACTGTAACGAATCAAAGGAGTCGGAGTGCGCCGCGAAACCTAACGAAGCAAATAGTTAG
- the LOC128881906 gene encoding uncharacterized protein LOC128881906 isoform X3: MVLGRRISLRESFMEILTRRSQILSRPTRLRGIYLFRATVRLVLEFIEWLTEEPTIEEISDDVAVNIRMAQQKKIDKKALTLEDRSNLLTDPRDRTEKERKYILQLFNKFRAFRKYPDHLRESLTGTCMYQYLRPDRVIVRQGRQADNLYFVIQGEVSISRIVTDRWTGESKEVDMGVLTAGDIFGEIALLHTVPRNATVTSRTTVDLLFVPRDKFDETLRCYLMEEWDVLQDALVHFNYFKSWDAEAIRECCILSRMKDFQPDEVLLGDCKGMVNYVHFVLDGECRLIEHIVVREQFSADKVHYELYDPKDYLAKKKTKKASEKTKMAEEKLKKSDSKYDDAQASILDDDDSRQSSINYSRIALPSRPDRQMDFERASIITTTLLDVINQWHKVTDVAEMLMREPSSVSQQCYPENVRTIFMQICTFNRGACFGLGNERTCTTEE, translated from the exons atggtgcTAGGCAGAAGAATCTCCCTGCGGGAGTCGTTTATGGAAATATTGACGAGGAGATCACAGATTTTGAGTAGA CCTACCAGACTGAGAGGAATCTACCTCTTCCGAGCAACTGTCAGGCTCGTCCTGGAGTTCATCGAGTGGTTAACAGAAGAACCTACAATTGAAGAAATTAGCGACGATGTTGCTGTTAACATTAGAATGGCGCAGCAGAAGAAAATTGACAAGAAAGCGCTTACCCTAGAG GATCGTTCCAACTTGTTGACGGACCCAAGAGACAGAACAGAGAAGGAAAGGAAGTACATATTGCAATTGTTCAACAAATTCCGCGCGTTTAGAAAATATCCAGATCATCTGAGAGAATCTTTAACAGGAACGTGCATGTACCAATACTTGAGACCAGATCGCGTGATCGTGCGACAGGGTCGACAAGCGGataatctttattttgttatacaaGGAGAAGTCAGTATATCCAGAATAGTCACCGATCGTTGGACTG GCGAGTCGAAAGAAGTCGACATGGGCGTTTTGACCGCAGGAGACATATTCGGTGAAATTGCATTATTGCACACCGTACCCAGAAACGCAACTGTGACTTCGAGAA CTACTGTAGATTTACTCTTTGTACCTCGCGACAAGTTCGACGAGACTTTGCGTTGCTATTTGATGGAAGAATGGGATGTCCTGCAGGATGCACTGGTCCATTTCAATTACTTCAAGTCGTGGGATGCAGAAGCCATACGAGAATGTTGCATTCTCAGTAGAATGAAGGACTTTCAACCCGACGAA GTTTTGTTAGGCGACTGCAAGGGAATGGTCAACTACGTGCACTTCGTTTTGGATGGCGAGTGTCGCCTGATAGAACACATCGTTGTTCGCGAACAATTCTCTGCAGATAAAGTACATTATGAATTGTACGATCCAAAAGATTAtcttgctaaaaaaaaaacgaagaaagcgTCGGAAAAGACGAAAATGGCTGAAGAAAAACTGAAGAAATCAGACTCCAAGTACGACGATGCTCAG gcAAGCATTCTCGACGATGACGATAGTCGTCAATCATCCATAAACTACAGTCGCATCGCGTTACCATCAAGACCAGACAGACAAATGGATTTTGAACGTGCCAGCATTATTACAACCACGCTTTTGGACGTT ATAAACCAATGGCATAAAGTCACCGACGTGGCGGAGATGCTGATGAGAGAACCGTCTTCTGTATCGCAACAATGTTATCCTGAAAACGTGAGAacgatatttatgcaaatttgtaCGTTCAACAGAGGAGCGTGTTTTGGCTTAGGTAAT GAGAGAACATGCACAACAGAAGAATAG
- the LOC128881911 gene encoding traB domain-containing protein isoform X2 produces the protein MPVQCRNKRKLSKCQGFNTQSNSNSKNTNINTLDQNKYDASIDERLPETVTLLTTPEGAKLYLVGTAHFSVESQNDVSMIIQAVQPHIVAVELCKSRVSVLEYNEDDLYQYANSLTYEHIIQTIKEYGTSNGLLRILLLRMLSHVTKDLGMAPGGEFRTAFQEAKKIPNCVVQLSDRPIKTTIQRVVKLLSWWQIIKLTWQLIRIDGHINKEFVETCKQRGVVSDFISKLKEEFPAVEQVFVTERDLCLTYSLQEACLPKLTANGIIQPRVVGVVGIGHTSGIMEHWGKVKQSDIPPLMSVPPQALSTKILQFTTKVSLLSVVIYVGYKILH, from the exons ATGCCAGTGCaatgtagaaataaaagaaaattatcaaaatgtCAAG GGTTCAATACCCAGAGCAATAGCAATAGTAAGAATACCAATATTAATACATTGGACCAAAACAAATATGACGCTAGCATAGATGAAAGGCTACCAGAAACCGTGACATTGCTCACCACACCAGAAGgagcaaaattatatttggtGGGAACAGCACACTTCAGTGTCGAGAGCCAGAACGATGTCTCAATG ATAATTCAAGCTGTACAGCCACACATAGTTGCGGTCGAATTGTGCAAATCCAGAGTGAGCGTGTTGGAGTACAACGAGGATGACCTGTACCAATATGCCAATAGCCTAACTTACG AACACATTATTCAAACGATAAAAGAATATGGAACTTCCAATGGATTGTTGCGTATCTTGTTGTTAAGAATGTTGAGCCACGTTACCAAGGATCTTGGTATGGCACCCGGCGGTGAATTTCGTACTGCATTTCAAGAGGCAAAAAAGATTCCAAATTGCGTCGTCCAATTGTCGGACAGGCCAATCAAAACGACAATTCAACGCGTAGTGAAATTGTTGTCTTGGTGGCAAATTATAAAGCTTACGTGGCAATTGATACGTATAGATGGCCACATTAATAAGGAATTCGTCGAAACTTGTAAGCAACGAGGCGTAGTAAGCGATTTTATTAGCAAACTAAAAGAAGAGTTCCCAGCGGTTGAGCAAGTGTTCGTGACAGAAAGGGACTTGTGTCTCACGTACTCTCTTCAAGAAGCGTGTCTGCCTAAACTTACCGCGAATGGGATAATACAACCTCGAGTTGTGGGAGTCGTTGGAATAGGCCACACTTCGGGAATTATGGAACATTGGGGAAAAGTGAAGCAATCAGATATACCACCCCTCATGAG CGTGCCTCCTCAAGCGTTGTCGACCAAGATATTACAGTTTACTACCAAAGTCTCGTTATTGAGCGTGGTTATCTACGtgggatataaaattttacattga
- the LOC128881906 gene encoding uncharacterized protein LOC128881906 isoform X2 has protein sequence MVLGRRISLRESFMEILTRRSQILSRDRSNLLTDPRDRTEKERKYILQLFNKFRAFRKYPDHLRESLTGTCMYQYLRPDRVIVRQGRQADNLYFVIQGEVSISRIVTDRWTGESKEVDMGVLTAGDIFGEIALLHTVPRNATVTSRTTVDLLFVPRDKFDETLRCYLMEEWDVLQDALVHFNYFKSWDAEAIRECCILSRMKDFQPDEVLLGDCKGMVNYVHFVLDGECRLIEHIVVREQFSADKVHYELYDPKDYLAKKKTKKASEKTKMAEEKLKKSDSKYDDAQASILDDDDSRQSSINYSRIALPSRPDRQMDFERASIITTTLLDVINQWHKVTDVAEMLMREPSSVSQQCYPENVRTIFMQICTFNRGACFGLGENMHNRRIVSTTHVRCFLIPRYFLNEHNRANIWERVKLFMDSKYPTREQLFREFVKNRRWLKYKEDLVSGIGKRGRRIRSNVTMHDVPYAIRIVNDVGV, from the exons atggtgcTAGGCAGAAGAATCTCCCTGCGGGAGTCGTTTATGGAAATATTGACGAGGAGATCACAGATTTTGAGTAGA GATCGTTCCAACTTGTTGACGGACCCAAGAGACAGAACAGAGAAGGAAAGGAAGTACATATTGCAATTGTTCAACAAATTCCGCGCGTTTAGAAAATATCCAGATCATCTGAGAGAATCTTTAACAGGAACGTGCATGTACCAATACTTGAGACCAGATCGCGTGATCGTGCGACAGGGTCGACAAGCGGataatctttattttgttatacaaGGAGAAGTCAGTATATCCAGAATAGTCACCGATCGTTGGACTG GCGAGTCGAAAGAAGTCGACATGGGCGTTTTGACCGCAGGAGACATATTCGGTGAAATTGCATTATTGCACACCGTACCCAGAAACGCAACTGTGACTTCGAGAA CTACTGTAGATTTACTCTTTGTACCTCGCGACAAGTTCGACGAGACTTTGCGTTGCTATTTGATGGAAGAATGGGATGTCCTGCAGGATGCACTGGTCCATTTCAATTACTTCAAGTCGTGGGATGCAGAAGCCATACGAGAATGTTGCATTCTCAGTAGAATGAAGGACTTTCAACCCGACGAA GTTTTGTTAGGCGACTGCAAGGGAATGGTCAACTACGTGCACTTCGTTTTGGATGGCGAGTGTCGCCTGATAGAACACATCGTTGTTCGCGAACAATTCTCTGCAGATAAAGTACATTATGAATTGTACGATCCAAAAGATTAtcttgctaaaaaaaaaacgaagaaagcgTCGGAAAAGACGAAAATGGCTGAAGAAAAACTGAAGAAATCAGACTCCAAGTACGACGATGCTCAG gcAAGCATTCTCGACGATGACGATAGTCGTCAATCATCCATAAACTACAGTCGCATCGCGTTACCATCAAGACCAGACAGACAAATGGATTTTGAACGTGCCAGCATTATTACAACCACGCTTTTGGACGTT ATAAACCAATGGCATAAAGTCACCGACGTGGCGGAGATGCTGATGAGAGAACCGTCTTCTGTATCGCAACAATGTTATCCTGAAAACGTGAGAacgatatttatgcaaatttgtaCGTTCAACAGAGGAGCGTGTTTTGGCTTAG GAGAGAACATGCACAACAGAAGAATAGTATCCACGACGCATGTACGGTGCTTTTTGATTCCTCGATACTTCCTGAACGAACATAACCGAGCCAATATCTGGGAACGTGTGAAACTGTTCATGGACTCCAAGTATCCTACAAGAGAACAATTGTTTAgagaattcgttaaaaatcgcAG ATGGTTGAAATACAAGGAAGACTTAGTTTCTGGTATAGGCAAACGTGGCCGCCGCATTCGCAGCAACGTTACCATGCACGACGTCCCCTATGCAATTAGGATCGTTAACGACGTAGGAGTTTAA
- the LOC128881919 gene encoding uncharacterized protein LOC128881919: MVAMQSLLAKVLLILVLSVASWSCVAAEKDVKIKSVKIDVSDGNSAVESWTTSLSNNLIDTEIKVKENCPPMIQAEIRLKKDGTMVNKFVQNMDQPFEIVKSQNMCNSVDTQEPDDKSCSAVEGEHRLSECDLSSWFGDMDDGDYTGECDIKSNNKIISTATLEVEVREK, translated from the exons ATGGTTGCAATGCAGTCTCTTCTTGCAAAAGTGTTGTTAATACTTGTTTTGTCCGTTGCCTCGTGGTCGTGCGTTGCG GCTGAAAAGGATGTCAAGATAAAAAGCGTGAAAATAGATGTTTCCGATGGTAATTCGGCAGTTGAGTCTTGGACAACCAGTCTCTCGAACAATCTGATTGATACGGAGAtcaaagttaaagaaaattgtccACCTATGATACAG GCCGAAATAAGACTAAAAAAAGACGGAACCATGGTGAACAAGTTCGTGCAAAACATGGACCAGCCATTCGAGATTGTGAAAAGTCAGAACATGTGTAATTCAGTCGACACCCAAGAACCTGATGACAAATCATGTTCCGCGGTCGAG ggTGAGCATAGACTTTCCGAATGCGACTTGAGCTCGTGGTTCGGCGACATGGACGATGGCGATTACACGGGCGAATGCGACATCaaatctaacaataagataATTAGTACCGCCACATTAGAAGTGGAAGTTAGAGAAAAGTAA